Sequence from the Neptunomonas japonica JAMM 1380 genome:
TTGCAATGCAGCATCTTTACTTGAATTAGCATGACTGCAATCAATCATAATATTTTTCTTAAGGCCTGATTTCTCTAGTGCCTGTTCACAAATAGCAACATTAACTGAATCATAGTTAGGCTTACCGTCACCGCCACGAAGAACAATATGACCGTATTGGTTACCTTTAGTACGAATAATTGATACCTGGCCGTCAGGGTTAATACCTAAAAAATTATGAGGATGTTGGACAGAGTTTAGTGCGTTGGTCGCAACAGTTAGACCGCCATCAGTACCATTTTTGAAGCCTACAGCACACGAAAGACCTGAAGACATTTCACGGTGCGTTTGAGACTCAGTTGTACGAGCGCCAATAGCAGACCACGAAATCAAATCTTGCATATACTGTGGAGAGATTGGATCTAGCGCTTCGGTAGCGAGCGGAAGTCCCATTTCTGATAGATCTAGCATTAACTTACGCGCAATATGCAGCCCTTCTTCGATATCGAAAGAGTCATTTAGGTGCGGGTCATTGATTAAGCCTTTCCAGCCAA
This genomic interval carries:
- a CDS encoding 3-deoxy-7-phosphoheptulonate synthase, which produces MTDNRVENLNVESHSVLITPEDLKNKLPISEAAAAAVMNGRKVIRDILDGTDKRLFVVIGPCSIHDVDAAIEYGKRLKELAEQVKDSIYIVMRVYFEKPRTTVGWKGLINDPHLNDSFDIEEGLHIARKLMLDLSEMGLPLATEALDPISPQYMQDLISWSAIGARTTESQTHREMSSGLSCAVGFKNGTDGGLTVATNALNSVQHPHNFLGINPDGQVSIIRTKGNQYGHIVLRGGDGKPNYDSVNVAICEQALEKSGLKKNIMIDCSHANSSKDAALQPLVAENAANQILEGNKSIVGLMIESNLEWGNQSIPENLDDLKYGVSVTDACIDWPATEKCLLDMNKKLKDVLAKR